From the Theobroma cacao cultivar B97-61/B2 chromosome 2, Criollo_cocoa_genome_V2, whole genome shotgun sequence genome, one window contains:
- the LOC18608509 gene encoding nucleolin 2 isoform X5, which yields MGKSSKKSTPKVEAARDVAPLKSGKKGKREAEETPEKQVVVKRQKKNDGVAQAIVKEKVEAKTQKKKKDETSSSSDDSSDSEDEPVPQKKQPAIVKNGSVPAKKAKQASSSDSSESSSEEDSSSDEEATAQKKKPVVAKNSSVPAAKAVKTESSDSSSDDDSDSDDEPAVKTKVSAAVKNGSAPVKKGKASSSSDSSDEDSSSDEDDEKSKPASKKGPTTVPKKGSSDSSESDSSSDEDVKKATVVKQVSAPTPKKTEKSSSSSSDDSDSEEEEENEAKGDKKPVTGKTAKKEESSKSSSDTDSSEDEAPLNKVPVASKRSLPTAGAKQSKQESDDSDDDDSDDESEDEQPAAKKSKVASDSGKDAKVVKKVSSDEEEGSEESSDEDEESDDEEETPKKKDTDGEMVDATTPQKITKQQDFKSAKKAPQTPATPQGQPTGSKTLFVGNLPYQVEQADVKNFFKDAGEIVDIRFATDAEGNFKGFGHVEFATAEAAQKALELNGEYLMNRSLRLDLARERGAYTPYSGNGNNSFQKGGRSQTQTIFVKGFDQSLGEDEIRSSLEEHFGSCGEISRVAIPVDRETGGVKGYAYLDFNDGDSFNKALELDGSELSNYSLSVDEAKPRGEFRDGPGSGRGGGRSGGRSGGWSGGRDGGGRGGRGGRRGGGRFGGAGRGRGPNKPNLAAAGTGRKTTFNDED from the exons ATGGGAAAGTCAAGCAAGAAATCAACCCCCAAA gTTGAAGCAGCTCGTGATGTAGCTCCTCTTAAGTCTGGAAAGAAAG GCAAGAGAGAAGCTGAAGAAACTCCTGAAAAACAAGTGGTTGTGAAAAGACAGAAGAAAAACGATGGAGTAGCACAGGCTATCGTAAAGGAGAAAGTTGAAGCAAAAAcccagaagaagaagaaagatgaaaCCAGCAGTTCTTCGGATGACTCTTCTGATTCTGAGGAT GAACCTGTACCACAAAAGAAGCAGCCAGCTATTGTCAAGAATGGCTCTGTACCAGCAAAGAAAGCAAAACAAGCTAGCAGTTCAGATTCTTCTGAGTCTAGTAGTGAGGAAGATTCATCCTCTGATGAA GAAGCAACTGCTCAGAAGAAAAAACCAGTAGTTGCTAAAAATAGCTCTGTTCCAGCTGCTAAGGCAGTGAAAACCGAGAGTTCTGATTCATCTTCTGATGATGATTCTGATTCGGATGAT GAGCCTGCTGTAAAAACAAAGGTATCAGCAGCCGTTAAAAATGGCTCTGCACCTGTTAAGAAAGGAAAGGCCTCAAGCAGTTCAGATTCTTCAGATGAAGATAGTAGCTCGGATGAAGATGAT GAAAAATCAAAGCCTGCCTCTAAGAAAGGACCTACCACTGTTCCCAAAAAGGGGTCAAGTGATAGTTCGGAAAGTGACAGCTCTTCAGATGAG GATGTAAAGAAAGCAACTGTGGTGAAGCAAGTGTCTGCTCCTACCCCAAAGAAAACAGAGAAATCCAGTAGTAGCTCTTCTGATGATAGTGATTCTGAGGAAGAAGAG GAAAATGAAGCTAAAGGTGATAAGAAACCTGTTACTGGCAAAACAGCTAAGAAAGAAGAGTCATCTAAAAGTTCATCAGACACTGATTCCTCTGAGGATGAG GCTCCTTTGAACAAAGTTCCTGTTGCTTCAAAAAGATCTCTCCCTACAGCTGGGGCAAAACAATCAAAACAG GAAAGTGATGatagtgatgatgatgatagtgaTGATGAAAGTGAGGATGAACAACCTGCAGCCAAAAAG TCAAAGGTTGCTTCAGATAGTGGAAAAGATGCTAAAGTTGTCAAAAAAGTAAGCAGTGATGAAGAGGAGGGGTCTGAAGAATCATCTGATGAAGATGAGGAAagtgatgatgaagaagaaacaccaaagaaaaaa GATACTGATGGTGAAATGGTGGATGCTACAACCCCACAGAAAATTACCAAGCAGCAGGATTTTAAGTCTGCTAAGAAAGCT CCCCAAACTCCTGCAACGCCTCAAGGTCAACCTACAGGATCAAAGACCTTGTTTGTTGGAAACCTACCTTATCAAGTTGAACAAGCTGATGT AAAGAATTTCTTTAAAGATGCTGGTGAGATTGTGGATATACGTTTTGCTACTGATGCTGAAGGGAACTTTAAGGGATTTGGACATGTTGAATTTGCTACAGCAGAGGCTGCACAGAAG GCTTTGGAATTGAATGGTGAATATTTGATGAATCGTTCTCTTAGACTTGATTTGGCCCGTGAAAGGGGTGCATACACACCGTACAGTGG CAATGGGAACAATTCATTCCAGAAAGGTGGAAGAAGTCAGACTCAAACAATTTTTGTCAAGGGGTTTGATCAATCTCTTGGTGAAGATGAG ATTAGGAGTTCTTTGGAAGAGCACTTTGGTTCTTGTGGAGAGATTTCTAGGGTGGCCATTCCAGTAGATCGGGAGACTGGTGGTGTGAAAGG TTATGCTTACTTGGATTTCAACGATGGTGATAGTTTCAACAAAGCTTTAGAACTTGATGGATCTGAACTAAGCAATTATTCCTTGTCTGTGGATGAGGCAAAACCAAGAGGTGAATTCCGTGATGGTCCAGGCAGTGGAAGAGGTGGTGGCAGGAGTGGTGGAAGGAGTGGGGGATGGAGTGGGGGAAGGGATGGTGGTGGCCGTGGTGGTCGTGGTGGTCGGCGTGGGGGTGGTCGATTTGGTGGTGCTGGCAGAGGTCGTGGACCTAATAAGCCAAACCTTGCTGCTGCTGGCACGG GAAGGAAGACAACTTTCAATGATGAGGATTAG
- the LOC18608509 gene encoding nucleolin 1 isoform X4, producing MGKSSKKSTPKVEAARDVAPLKSGKKGKREAEETPEKQVVVKRQKKNDGVAQAIVKEKVEAKTQKKKKDETSSSSDDSSDSEDEPVPQKKQPAIVKNGSVPAKKAKQASSSDSSESSSEEDSSSDEEATAQKKKPVVAKNSSVPAAKAVKTESSDSSSDDDSDSDDEPAVKTKVSAAVKNGSAPVKKGKASSSSDSSDEDSSSDEDDEKSKPASKKGPTTVPKKGSSDSSESDSSSDEDVKKATVVKQVSAPTPKKTEKSSSSSSDDSDSEEEEQENEAKGDKKPVTGKTAKKEESSKSSSDTDSSEDEAPLNKVPVASKRSLPTAGAKQSKQESDDSDDDDSDDESEDEQPAAKKSKVASDSGKDAKVVKKVSSDEEEGSEESSDEDEESDDEEETPKKKDTDGEMVDATTPQKITKQQDFKSAKKAPQTPATPQGQPTGSKTLFVGNLPYQVEQADVKNFFKDAGEIVDIRFATDAEGNFKGFGHVEFATAEAAQKALELNGEYLMNRSLRLDLARERGAYTPYSGNGNNSFQKGGRSQTQTIFVKGFDQSLGEDEIRSSLEEHFGSCGEISRVAIPVDRETGGVKGYAYLDFNDGDSFNKALELDGSELSNYSLSVDEAKPRGEFRDGPGSGRGGGRSGGRSGGWSGGRDGGGRGGRGGRRGGGRFGGAGRGRGPNKPNLAAAGTGRKTTFNDED from the exons ATGGGAAAGTCAAGCAAGAAATCAACCCCCAAA gTTGAAGCAGCTCGTGATGTAGCTCCTCTTAAGTCTGGAAAGAAAG GCAAGAGAGAAGCTGAAGAAACTCCTGAAAAACAAGTGGTTGTGAAAAGACAGAAGAAAAACGATGGAGTAGCACAGGCTATCGTAAAGGAGAAAGTTGAAGCAAAAAcccagaagaagaagaaagatgaaaCCAGCAGTTCTTCGGATGACTCTTCTGATTCTGAGGAT GAACCTGTACCACAAAAGAAGCAGCCAGCTATTGTCAAGAATGGCTCTGTACCAGCAAAGAAAGCAAAACAAGCTAGCAGTTCAGATTCTTCTGAGTCTAGTAGTGAGGAAGATTCATCCTCTGATGAA GAAGCAACTGCTCAGAAGAAAAAACCAGTAGTTGCTAAAAATAGCTCTGTTCCAGCTGCTAAGGCAGTGAAAACCGAGAGTTCTGATTCATCTTCTGATGATGATTCTGATTCGGATGAT GAGCCTGCTGTAAAAACAAAGGTATCAGCAGCCGTTAAAAATGGCTCTGCACCTGTTAAGAAAGGAAAGGCCTCAAGCAGTTCAGATTCTTCAGATGAAGATAGTAGCTCGGATGAAGATGAT GAAAAATCAAAGCCTGCCTCTAAGAAAGGACCTACCACTGTTCCCAAAAAGGGGTCAAGTGATAGTTCGGAAAGTGACAGCTCTTCAGATGAG GATGTAAAGAAAGCAACTGTGGTGAAGCAAGTGTCTGCTCCTACCCCAAAGAAAACAGAGAAATCCAGTAGTAGCTCTTCTGATGATAGTGATTCTGAGGAAGAAGAG CAGGAAAATGAAGCTAAAGGTGATAAGAAACCTGTTACTGGCAAAACAGCTAAGAAAGAAGAGTCATCTAAAAGTTCATCAGACACTGATTCCTCTGAGGATGAG GCTCCTTTGAACAAAGTTCCTGTTGCTTCAAAAAGATCTCTCCCTACAGCTGGGGCAAAACAATCAAAACAG GAAAGTGATGatagtgatgatgatgatagtgaTGATGAAAGTGAGGATGAACAACCTGCAGCCAAAAAG TCAAAGGTTGCTTCAGATAGTGGAAAAGATGCTAAAGTTGTCAAAAAAGTAAGCAGTGATGAAGAGGAGGGGTCTGAAGAATCATCTGATGAAGATGAGGAAagtgatgatgaagaagaaacaccaaagaaaaaa GATACTGATGGTGAAATGGTGGATGCTACAACCCCACAGAAAATTACCAAGCAGCAGGATTTTAAGTCTGCTAAGAAAGCT CCCCAAACTCCTGCAACGCCTCAAGGTCAACCTACAGGATCAAAGACCTTGTTTGTTGGAAACCTACCTTATCAAGTTGAACAAGCTGATGT AAAGAATTTCTTTAAAGATGCTGGTGAGATTGTGGATATACGTTTTGCTACTGATGCTGAAGGGAACTTTAAGGGATTTGGACATGTTGAATTTGCTACAGCAGAGGCTGCACAGAAG GCTTTGGAATTGAATGGTGAATATTTGATGAATCGTTCTCTTAGACTTGATTTGGCCCGTGAAAGGGGTGCATACACACCGTACAGTGG CAATGGGAACAATTCATTCCAGAAAGGTGGAAGAAGTCAGACTCAAACAATTTTTGTCAAGGGGTTTGATCAATCTCTTGGTGAAGATGAG ATTAGGAGTTCTTTGGAAGAGCACTTTGGTTCTTGTGGAGAGATTTCTAGGGTGGCCATTCCAGTAGATCGGGAGACTGGTGGTGTGAAAGG TTATGCTTACTTGGATTTCAACGATGGTGATAGTTTCAACAAAGCTTTAGAACTTGATGGATCTGAACTAAGCAATTATTCCTTGTCTGTGGATGAGGCAAAACCAAGAGGTGAATTCCGTGATGGTCCAGGCAGTGGAAGAGGTGGTGGCAGGAGTGGTGGAAGGAGTGGGGGATGGAGTGGGGGAAGGGATGGTGGTGGCCGTGGTGGTCGTGGTGGTCGGCGTGGGGGTGGTCGATTTGGTGGTGCTGGCAGAGGTCGTGGACCTAATAAGCCAAACCTTGCTGCTGCTGGCACGG GAAGGAAGACAACTTTCAATGATGAGGATTAG